The following are encoded in a window of Acetobacteroides hydrogenigenes genomic DNA:
- a CDS encoding AAA family ATPase, which yields MIPVRLTIEGLYSYQRKQTIDFTRLTAANIFGIFGQVGSGKSSILEAISYAIYGDTERLNSKEGRGYNMMNLKSDSLLIEFEFVSGINHKSYLVIVSARRNSKRFEDVKTIERKAFVDDAGDWKPVELSSLEEAIGLSYANFKRTIIIPQGRFQEFLQLDKKERTNMMKELFNLEKYDLFRKAASLDKRNNDKRQFLEGQLSSLGDVSAEQIEQLKELLSQYQDLAKELSAELEQKRKELEAWKRLKELNIKKEKLLADRKELAEKTAAISRLEDQLKKYEYCLVHFKGLMEQEQQAQKSINLLNEALRIEKQSLKKTLDELADKQQQQVTLKADYDQRDRLNAEADDLDRIAKAKVLIAEIESLISRTAKGEAVIKANEAKVKELKDVQEKQTSNLKNLKQQLPDVALLSRVREWYTYNKSLSAQHAEAKQEHELALKEKQSADGELVLLLDGKDFAVGLPVASPAQAQEKIREEVVRLTDIVRQKDKELQHLLVQQKLGQYADELKSGEPCPLCGSTHHPQILNIANVAEAISTTRRQKENAQASIDQCNVLDRKLVELGTKLKGVNEKCGRATERVAKLEADIKQHQDKFEWEAYKTEESLSKAFAAADKLGKDIKQLEDAIEKAASNLQEEEKNTEKYRKAVEAFKLEMASKEGQKQSLIAGLRHLQLSQHEGKAPKELEDMAIAMRNHVGSVVAKFDKLSTEIADLRQQEGKSSGSIAANEANLLKEQQSLDSITQSISQKLEANGHLSLEEVKQTLALGLDVDGVRKQIAYHNQAVQTVVAQIIENEREFAGRTYNAEEHLALDAVVVELANREGANRKDIGRVENEIATKNAALEQQAAIRKELDVVVMRASELATLKNMLQGNKFIDFISTTYLQNLCSAANDRFYKMTRQRLSLELTEDNSFQVRDYMNGGKTRSVKTLSGGQTFQASLSLALALSDNIQRMQSADQNFFFLDEGFGTLDKDSLGIVFDTLKSLRKENRIVGVISHVDEMQQEIETYLKVVNHDDRGSIVTASWE from the coding sequence ATGATACCAGTAAGACTAACCATAGAGGGATTATACTCCTACCAAAGAAAACAAACCATCGACTTTACAAGGTTAACTGCCGCCAATATCTTCGGAATCTTTGGGCAGGTGGGTAGCGGGAAGTCGTCTATCCTGGAGGCCATCAGCTATGCCATTTATGGCGATACCGAAAGGCTAAATAGCAAGGAGGGTAGGGGCTATAATATGATGAACTTGAAATCGGATAGCCTGCTTATCGAATTTGAGTTCGTCTCTGGAATCAACCATAAGAGCTATTTGGTTATAGTTTCTGCTCGACGTAATTCTAAGCGGTTCGAAGATGTAAAGACGATTGAACGTAAGGCTTTTGTTGATGATGCAGGTGACTGGAAGCCTGTAGAGTTGTCATCTTTAGAGGAGGCAATTGGATTAAGCTACGCCAACTTTAAGCGCACCATCATCATACCGCAAGGAAGGTTTCAGGAGTTCTTGCAGCTCGATAAGAAAGAGCGTACCAACATGATGAAGGAGCTCTTTAACCTCGAGAAGTACGATCTCTTTAGAAAGGCTGCTTCGTTGGATAAGCGCAATAACGATAAGCGTCAGTTCCTAGAGGGGCAGCTGTCGTCGTTAGGTGATGTTAGCGCTGAGCAGATTGAACAGCTAAAGGAGCTGCTAAGCCAATATCAGGATCTTGCTAAGGAACTATCTGCCGAACTCGAGCAAAAGCGTAAGGAACTTGAGGCGTGGAAGAGGCTAAAGGAGCTAAACATCAAAAAGGAAAAGCTTTTAGCCGACAGAAAGGAGCTAGCGGAGAAGACTGCGGCAATTAGCCGCTTGGAAGATCAGCTAAAGAAGTACGAGTACTGCCTAGTTCACTTTAAAGGGTTGATGGAGCAGGAGCAACAGGCTCAAAAGAGCATCAATTTGCTAAATGAGGCGCTTCGAATCGAAAAGCAATCGCTAAAGAAGACGCTAGATGAGCTCGCCGATAAGCAGCAACAGCAGGTAACCCTTAAAGCGGACTACGATCAGCGTGATCGGCTTAATGCGGAGGCTGACGATCTTGACCGAATCGCTAAAGCAAAGGTGCTAATCGCTGAGATTGAGAGTCTGATAAGCAGAACTGCCAAGGGCGAGGCGGTAATTAAGGCGAATGAGGCTAAGGTAAAGGAGCTAAAGGATGTTCAGGAGAAGCAAACGAGCAATCTGAAAAACCTAAAGCAGCAGCTCCCGGATGTTGCCCTACTATCGAGGGTGCGAGAGTGGTATACCTATAATAAATCGTTATCCGCCCAGCATGCCGAGGCTAAACAGGAGCACGAATTGGCTCTAAAGGAAAAGCAGAGCGCAGATGGTGAACTTGTTTTGCTGCTCGATGGAAAGGATTTTGCAGTAGGCTTGCCTGTTGCTTCACCTGCTCAGGCGCAGGAGAAGATTCGTGAGGAGGTTGTTCGGTTAACCGACATCGTTAGGCAAAAGGATAAGGAGCTACAGCATCTGCTGGTTCAGCAAAAGCTGGGGCAGTACGCCGATGAGCTTAAAAGCGGTGAGCCTTGTCCTTTATGTGGTTCTACCCATCATCCGCAAATTCTCAATATCGCCAATGTTGCTGAGGCAATCAGCACTACCCGCAGGCAAAAGGAGAATGCCCAAGCTAGTATTGACCAATGCAACGTGCTAGATAGAAAGCTGGTTGAGCTTGGTACAAAGCTTAAAGGAGTAAACGAGAAATGTGGTAGGGCTACCGAGCGGGTGGCTAAGCTGGAGGCTGATATTAAGCAGCATCAGGATAAGTTCGAGTGGGAAGCGTATAAAACCGAGGAGTCGTTAAGCAAAGCCTTTGCCGCAGCCGATAAGCTGGGTAAGGATATTAAGCAGCTGGAGGACGCTATCGAAAAGGCAGCGAGCAATCTTCAAGAAGAGGAGAAGAATACCGAAAAGTACCGAAAGGCGGTTGAGGCGTTTAAGCTCGAAATGGCTTCGAAGGAGGGGCAAAAGCAATCGCTGATTGCCGGATTGCGCCATCTTCAGCTATCTCAGCATGAAGGTAAGGCTCCAAAGGAACTCGAAGATATGGCTATCGCTATGCGCAACCATGTAGGCAGCGTTGTTGCTAAGTTCGATAAGCTTTCTACCGAGATTGCCGATCTTCGGCAGCAGGAGGGGAAGAGCAGCGGAAGCATTGCGGCAAATGAGGCTAACCTACTTAAGGAGCAGCAGAGCCTAGATTCGATAACCCAAAGCATAAGCCAAAAGCTAGAGGCTAACGGGCATTTATCGCTGGAGGAGGTGAAGCAAACGCTTGCCCTTGGCTTAGATGTTGACGGCGTTCGTAAGCAAATTGCCTACCATAATCAGGCAGTACAAACCGTTGTGGCACAAATCATCGAGAACGAGAGGGAGTTTGCCGGGCGTACCTACAATGCCGAAGAGCATTTGGCTTTGGATGCTGTGGTTGTCGAGCTAGCCAATAGGGAAGGTGCCAACCGTAAGGACATTGGTCGTGTAGAGAACGAGATTGCCACCAAGAATGCCGCCCTAGAGCAGCAGGCTGCCATCCGAAAGGAGCTAGACGTTGTGGTAATGCGCGCTTCGGAGCTCGCTACCTTAAAGAACATGCTCCAGGGGAATAAATTCATCGACTTTATTAGCACTACCTACCTGCAAAACCTGTGCAGCGCTGCCAACGATCGATTCTACAAGATGACACGTCAACGGCTGAGCCTCGAATTGACCGAAGACAACAGCTTTCAGGTACGCGACTACATGAATGGCGGCAAAACCCGAAGCGTTAAGACGCTATCGGGCGGGCAAACCTTTCAGGCATCGCTGTCGTTGGCGTTGGCGCTATCCGATAACATCCAACGGATGCAGAGCGCCGATCAAAACTTCTTCTTCCTCGATGAAGGCTTTGGCACGCTCGATAAAGATTCGCTCGGAATCGTGTTTGATACCCTTAAATCGTTGCGGAAGGAGAACCGTATCGTTGGGGTGATATCGCATGTTGATGAAATGCAGCAGGAAATCGAAACCTACCTGAAGGTAGTGAATCACGATGATAGGGGAAGCATTGTAACCGCGAGCTGGGAGTAA